AAGCAGATGTATCCCCCGCCGGATGGGACCCACGAGAACACCTTGCTCTTCTCCATCCAGCGCCGCAACGTCTCAAGATTGCGGCGACCATCCTGCTTACCCGACTCCAGGATCTGGCTGAACTTTGTCGGTTCGAGGACGTAAGCGCCGATCCGTTCGCTGAGCACATTCGTCACCTGTACGGCGTACCGATGGATGGGGAAGCAGCGATCGTACAGAGCCTTGTCCCGGGTGACCATCCATCCGAGGCGGAGACCGGCCATGCCAAGCAACTTGGTGACGCTCGCAGCGGACACCCCACGCTCGTAGTGATTGACGACTGACGGGGACATCGGCCCGTCCCATTCGAGGCCGCGATAGATCTCGTCGGAGAGGATGTAGATACCATGCTTGCGGGCAACGGCACACAGATCGTCCATCTCGGCCGACGTGAGGATTGATCCGGTAGGGTTGTTTGGATGATTGATGTAGATGAGTTTGGTCTTGTTGGTGATGAGCTTCTTCAGGTCATCAAGATCGGGCTTCCACTTGTTCTCCTGGCGGAGTTCCCACTTCTTGATTGTGCAGCCCAACCCCTCACAGACCGTGTGCACCTGCATCCAGGCGGGCATCTCAAGGATGACTTCGTCGCCGGCGCCCAGGAGGGCCATGAGCGGAAGCCAGTTTGCCTCGTAAGTGCCATTGACCGGTAG
This DNA window, taken from bacterium, encodes the following:
- a CDS encoding aminotransferase class I/II-fold pyridoxal phosphate-dependent enzyme, with the protein product MEIKRELLGDWFIFGRQTGYKYALASVGRPASKLRDVMEALDPDMSLDWSGHWFGPPVLLERIIKSLDYNVTPDCILPVNGTYEANWLPLMALLGAGDEVILEMPAWMQVHTVCEGLGCTIKKWELRQENKWKPDLDDLKKLITNKTKLIYINHPNNPTGSILTSAEMDDLCAVARKHGIYILSDEIYRGLEWDGPMSPSVVNHYERGVSAASVTKLLGMAGLRLGWMVTRDKALYDRCFPIHRYAVQVTNVLSERIGAYVLEPTKFSQILESGKQDGRRNLETLRRWMEKSKVFSWVPSGGGYICFPRFDLPIGSWELCRRLITEEPYRVYLVPGVCYAPSYDNHIRIGFGVPPQTMEKGLQLVEEFTATLGAKV